Proteins encoded by one window of Arabidopsis thaliana chromosome 2, partial sequence:
- the XIG gene encoding myosin-like protein XIG: MACSTVKVGSIVWVQDPEEAWIDGEVVEVNGEDIKVQCTSGKTVVAKGSNTYPKDMEVPPSGVDDMTTLAYLHEPGVLQNLKSRYYIDEIYTYTGNILIAVNPFKQLPNLYNDHMMAQYKGAALGELSPHPFAVADAAYRQMINEGISQSILVSGESGAGKTETAKMLMKYLAKMGGRAVSDRRTVEDQVLESNPVLEAFGNAKTVKNNNSSRFGKFVEIQFDQRGRISGAAIRTYLLERSRVCQVSDPERNYHCFYMLCAAPPEDKRKLKLNDPTEFRYLNQSHCIKLDGVDDSKEYTKTREAMGIVGINLEEQEAIFRVVAAILHLGNIEFAIGEEPDSSVPTDESKKYLKIAAELFMCDEQALEDSLCKRIMVTPEETISRCLDPNSAALSRDALAKFVYSRLFDWIVNKINNSIGQDPDSKDMIGVLDIYGFESFKTNSFEQFCINLTNEKLQQHFTQHVLKMEQEEYTKEEIEWSQITFPDNRYVLELIEKKRGGIIALLDEACMFPRSTHKTFSQKLYETLKDNKYFSKPKLSRTDFTICHYAGDVTYQTEQFLEKNKDYVVAEHQALLGASRCTFIAGLFPPLVEDANKQSKFSSIASQFKQQLASLIEGLNTTEPHYIRCVKPNNLLKPSIFENQNSLQQLRCGGVMETIRVCRAGYPTRKHFDEFLDRFGILDSATLDKSSDEKAACKKLLETVGLNGFQIGKTKVFLKAGQMAELDDRRTEVLGRAACIIQWKFRSYLTRQSFIMLRNAAINIQAVYRGQVARYRFENLRREAAALKIQRALRIHLDRKRSYIEAVVTVQSGLRGMAARVVLRRKTKATTVIQSHCRRLRAELHYKKLKKAAITTQSAWRARLARKELRKLKTDARDTVVLQAAKSMLAEKVEELTWRLDLEKRMRVDMEVSKAQENAKLQLALEEIQLQFEETKVSLLKEVEAAKKTAAIVPVVKEVPVVDTVLMEKLTSENEKLKSLVTSLELKIDETEKKFEETKKISEERLKKALDAENKIDNLKTAMHNLEEKLKEVKLENNFLKESVLTTPVKTASGRFLSTPLKGAEFTTPPRIQESGSDTKSRGSHIDPQHRDLLGFLEKEDVDALINSVTKNVGFSQGKPVAAFTIYKCLLHWKSFEAERTNVFDRLVQMIGSAIKDEDNDANLAYWLSNTSTLLFMLQQSLKSGGTGATPLRQSPSLVRWMTKGFRSPAAEAIRPVDAKDPALHFKQQLEAYVEKILGIIWDNLKKELNTVLALCIQAPKTFKGNALISITTANYWQDIIEGLDALLSTLKESFVPPVLIQKIFSQAFSLINVQVCNSLVTRPDNCSFINGEYLKSGLEKLEKWCCETKEEYAGSSWDELKHTRQAVGFLLIHKKYNISYDEIANDLCPNLQIQQHFKLCTLYKDEIYNTKSVSQDVIASMTGVMTDSSDFLLKEDSSNIISLSIDDLCSSMQDKDFAQVKPAEELLENPSFIFLH, from the exons GCTTGTTCTACAGTTAAAGTTGGCTCGATTGTTTGGGTGCAAGATCCAGAGGAGGCATGGATAGATGGTGAAGTTGTTGAGGTTAATGGAGAAGATATAAAGGTCCAATGTACCTCAGGGAAGACG gttgTTGCCAAAGGTTCAAATACATATCCAAAAGATATGGAAGTTCCTCCTTCTGGAGTGGATGATATGACAACACTAGCGTATTTACATGAACCAGGAGTcctacaaaatttgaaatcaagatATTATATAGATGAAATATAT ACATACACAGGAAATATATTGATTGCTGTAAACCCTTTTAAACAACTACCGAATCTTTACAATGACCATATGATGGCACAATATAAAGGAGCCGCTTTGGGAGAATTGAGTCCCCATCCGTTTGCAGTTGCGGATGCAGCTTACAG ACAAATGATTAATGAGGGAATTAGTCAATCAATCTTAGTAAGTGGTGAAAGTGGAGCAGGGAAGACTGAGACTGCTAAAATGCTTATGAAATATCTAGCGAAAATGGGAGGTCGAGCTGTTTCTGACAGAAGGACTGTCGAAGATCAAGTTTTGGAG TCCAATCCTGTTTTAGAAGCATTTGGAAATGCAAAAACCGTCAAGAACAACAATTCAAG TCGATTTGGTAAATTCGTGGAGATTCAGTTCGATCAAAGGGGAAGGATATCAGGAGCTGCTATCAGGACGTATTTGCTAGAGAGATCACGGGTTTGCCAAGTGTCAGATCCCGAGAGAAACTATCACTGTTTTTACATGCTTTGTGCTGCACCCCCAGAG gacaaaagaaaactaaagttGAACGATCCAACAGAATTCCGTTATCTGAATCAATCTCATTGTATTAAGTTAGACGGGGTGGATGATTCAAAGGAGTACACTAAAACTCGAGAAGCAATGGGAATTGTTGGGATAAATTTAGAGGAACAG GAAGCAATATTTCGAGTTGTAGCAGCTATTCTTCATCTAGGTAACATAGAATTTGCAATAGGAGAAGAACCAGACTCCTCAGTTCCAACTGATGAGTCTAAGAAATACCTGAAGATTGCGGCTGAGCTTTTCAT GTGTGATGAGCAGGCACTGGAAGATTCTCTTTGTAAACGTATAATGGTGACACCTGAAGAAACAATTTCCAGATGTCTGGATCCAAATTCTGCGGCCCTCAGTAGAGATGCCTTGGCAAAATTTGTATACTCAAGATTGTTTGATTG GATCGTAAACAAGATCAATAATTCAATTGGGCAAGATCCTGACTCAAAAGACATGATTGGAGTGCTGGATATATATGGATTTGAGAGTTTTAAGACAAACAG tttcGAGCAATTTTGCATCAATTTGACAAATGAGAAACTTCAGCAACATTTTACTCAG CACGTCTTGAAAATGGAACAAGAAGAGTACACgaaagaagaaattgagtGGAGCCAAATTACTTTCCCAGATAATCGATATGTTTTGGAACTTATTGAGAAG AAACGTGGTGGTATTATTGCACTTCTGGACGAGGCTTG CATGTTCCCAAGATCAACacataaaacattttctcaGAAGCTGTACGAAACATTGAAAGATAACAAGTACTTTAGCAAGCCAAAATTATCTCGAACTGACTTCACAATTTGCCACTATGCTGGTGAT GTCACTTACCAGACCGAGCAGTTTCTggaaaagaacaaagattaTGTTGTTGCAGAGCATCAGGCTCTGCTAGGTGCTTCTAGGTGCACTTTTATTGCAGGTCTATTTCCTCCTCTAGTGGAAGATGCTAACAAACAGTCGAAGTTCTCTTCTATAGCTTCACAATTTAAG CAACAATTGGCATCATTGATTGAAGGTCTTAATACTACTGAGCCTCACTATATTCGTTGCGTGAAGCCCAATAATCTCCTGAAGCCTTCTATCTTTGAGAACCAAAATAGCCTGCAACAGCTACGTTGTGGG GGTGTGATGGAGACAATCAGGGTTTGCCGTGCTGGATATCCTACGCGAAAACATTTTGATGAATTCCTGGACAGATTTGGTATCCTAGATTCTGCTACTTTGGATAAGAG TTCTGATGAGAAAGCAGCGTGCAAGAAACTTTTGGAGACAGTTGGACTCAATGGGTTCCAG ATTGGAAAGACAAAGGTTTTTCTCAAGGCTGGGCAGATGGCTGAGTTAGATGATCGGAGGACTGAGGTATTAGGAAGAGCAGCCTGCATTATCCAGTGGAAATTCCGCTCCTACCTGACCCGCCAAAGCTTTATAATGCTCCGCAACGCTGCAATAAATATACAGGCTGTGTACAGAG GTCAAGTTGCTCGATATAGATTTGAGAACTTGCGCAGAGAAGCTGCTGCTTTGAAGATCCAGAGAGCTTTGCGGATCCACCTTGATAGGAAGAGGTCTTACATTGAAGCTGTTGTTACAGTTCAGTCAGGTTTGCGCGGTATGGCTGCTCGTGTCGTACTACGAAGGAAGACCAAGGCCACAACTGTGATTCAG AGCCATTGCCGTAGACTCCGGGCCGAGTTGCACTACAAGAAGCTGAAAAAAGCAGCAATTACAACACAAAGTGCATGGAGAGCAAGGCTAGCCCGTAAAGAACTGCGAAAGCTTAAGACG GATGCGAGGGACACTGTAGTCCTTCAAGCTGCCAAGAGTATGCTTGCGGAGAAAGTGGAAGAACTCACATGGAGACTGGACCTAGAGAAACGCATGAGG GTGGACATGGAAGTAAGTAAAGCCCAAGAAAACGCAAAACTACAATTAGCATTGGAAGAAATACAACTCCAGTTCGAGGAAACCAAGGTATCGCTCTTAAAGGAAGTGGAAGCTGCAAAAAAGACTGCAGCAATTGTTCCTGTAGTAAAGGAGGTTCCTGTTGTTGACACCGTGCTAATGGAGAAACTCACTAGTGAAAACGAAAAACTCAAG TCCCTGGTAACTTCGCTGGAGCTGAAGAttgatgaaacagagaaaaagtttgaggagacaaagaaaattagTGAAGAGAGGCTGAAGAAGGCTTTAGAcgctgaaaacaaaattgataatttGAAGACCGCCATGCACAA TCTCGAAGAGAAATTAAAGGAGGTGAAACTTGAGAATAACTTTTTGAAGGAATCTGTCTTAACCACTCCTGTTAAGACAGCATCAGGACGATTCCTTTCTACTCCATTAAAG GGAGCGGAGTTTACAACACCACCAAGGATACAAGAATCAGGATCTGACACTAAGTCAAGGGGATCCCATATTGATCCTCAACAT AGAGATTTGTTGGGTTTTTTGGAAAAGGAGGATGTCGATGCCCTTATCAACTCTGTCACAAAGAATGTTGGATTCAGCCAGGGGAAGCCTGTAGCGGCATTTACCATCTACAAATGTCTTCTTCATTGGAAATCCTTTGAAGCTGAAAGAACCAATGTCTTTGATCGCCTCGTTCAAATGATTGGTTCTGCTATAAAG GATGAAGATAACGACGCAAATTTGGCATATTGGTTATCCAATACGTCAACATTATTATTCATGCTCCAACAAAGTCTGAAATCTGGTGGAACCGGGGCCACTCCACTTCGACAGTCACCTTCCTTAGTCCGATGGATGACCAAG GGTTTCCGTTCTCCAGCGGCTGAAGCTATTCGACCAGTTGATGCCAAGGATCCAGCTTTGCATTTCAAGCAGCAACTTGAAGCATATGTTGAAAAGATTTTAGGAATCATTTGGGATAACCTGAAAAAGGAGTTGAACACTGTCCTTGCTCTCTGCATCCAG GCACCAAAAACATTTAAGGGGAATGCGCTAATATCTATAACCACTGCTAACTACTGGCAAGACATTATTGAAGGCCTCGATGCACTGCTAAGCACACTAAAAGAGAGCTTT GTTCCTCCGGTTCTTATCCAAAAGATATTCTCTCAGGCTTTCTCACTCATCAATGTCCAAGTATGTAACAG CCTTGTCACGCGTCCAGATAACTGTTCATTTATCAATGGAGAATATCTAAAATCTGGTTTAGAAAAGTTAGAGAAATGGTGCTgcgaaacaaaagaagag TATGCTGGCTCATCCTGGGATGAACTCAAGCATACCAGACAAGCTGTTGGATTCTTG CTCATCCATAAGAAATACAACATCTCATACGACGAGATTGCAAATGATCTGTGTCCA AACCTTCAAATACAGCAGCATTTTAAACTGTGTACTCTGTACAAGGATGAAATCTACAACACAAAGAGTGTTTCCCAAGAT GTAATTGCAAGCATGACAGGAGTTATGACAGACAGCAGCGACTTCTTGTTAAAAGAGGATTCTAG CAACATCATATCCTTGTCGATCGATGACTTATGTAGTTCAATGCAAGATAAGGACTTTGCCCAAGTGAAACCTGCTGAGGAACTTCTGGAAAATCCATCTTTCATATTCTTACATTAG
- the XIG gene encoding myosin-like protein XIG (myosin-like protein XIG (XIG); FUNCTIONS IN: motor activity; INVOLVED IN: actin filament-based movement; LOCATED IN: endomembrane system, myosin complex; EXPRESSED IN: 23 plant structures; EXPRESSED DURING: 13 growth stages; CONTAINS InterPro DOMAIN/s: Dil domain (InterPro:IPR018444), Dilute (InterPro:IPR002710), Myosin, N-terminal, SH3-like (InterPro:IPR004009), Myosin head, motor domain (InterPro:IPR001609), IQ calmodulin-binding region (InterPro:IPR000048); BEST Arabidopsis thaliana protein match is: Myosin family protein with Dil domain (TAIR:AT4G28710.1); Has 35333 Blast hits to 34131 proteins in 2444 species: Archae - 798; Bacteria - 22429; Metazoa - 974; Fungi - 991; Plants - 531; Viruses - 0; Other Eukaryotes - 9610 (source: NCBI BLink).) translates to MVFKVFSFVAFMACSTVKVGSIVWVQDPEEAWIDGEVVEVNGEDIKVQCTSGKTVVAKGSNTYPKDMEVPPSGVDDMTTLAYLHEPGVLQNLKSRYYIDEIYTYTGNILIAVNPFKQLPNLYNDHMMAQYKGAALGELSPHPFAVADAAYRQMINEGISQSILVSGESGAGKTETAKMLMKYLAKMGGRAVSDRRTVEDQVLESNPVLEAFGNAKTVKNNNSSRFGKFVEIQFDQRGRISGAAIRTYLLERSRVCQVSDPERNYHCFYMLCAAPPEDKRKLKLNDPTEFRYLNQSHCIKLDGVDDSKEYTKTREAMGIVGINLEEQEAIFRVVAAILHLGNIEFAIGEEPDSSVPTDESKKYLKIAAELFMCDEQALEDSLCKRIMVTPEETISRCLDPNSAALSRDALAKFVYSRLFDWIVNKINNSIGQDPDSKDMIGVLDIYGFESFKTNSFEQFCINLTNEKLQQHFTQHVLKMEQEEYTKEEIEWSQITFPDNRYVLELIEKKRGGIIALLDEACMFPRSTHKTFSQKLYETLKDNKYFSKPKLSRTDFTICHYAGDVTYQTEQFLEKNKDYVVAEHQALLGASRCTFIAGLFPPLVEDANKQSKFSSIASQFKQQLASLIEGLNTTEPHYIRCVKPNNLLKPSIFENQNSLQQLRCGGVMETIRVCRAGYPTRKHFDEFLDRFGILDSATLDKSSDEKAACKKLLETVGLNGFQIGKTKVFLKAGQMAELDDRRTEVLGRAACIIQWKFRSYLTRQSFIMLRNAAINIQAVYRGQVARYRFENLRREAAALKIQRALRIHLDRKRSYIEAVVTVQSGLRGMAARVVLRRKTKATTVIQSHCRRLRAELHYKKLKKAAITTQSAWRARLARKELRKLKTDARDTVVLQAAKSMLAEKVEELTWRLDLEKRMRVDMEVSKAQENAKLQLALEEIQLQFEETKVSLLKEVEAAKKTAAIVPVVKEVPVVDTVLMEKLTSENEKLKSLVTSLELKIDETEKKFEETKKISEERLKKALDAENKIDNLKTAMHNLEEKLKEVKLENNFLKESVLTTPVKTASGRFLSTPLKNLQNGLFTSEESQLSGAEFTTPPRIQESGSDTKSRGSHIDPQHEDVDALINSVTKNVGFSQGKPVAAFTIYKCLLHWKSFEAERTNVFDRLVQMIGSAIKDEDNDANLAYWLSNTSTLLFMLQQSLKSGGTGATPLRQSPSLVRWMTKGFRSPAAEAIRPVDAKDPALHFKQQLEAYVEKILGIIWDNLKKELNTVLALCIQAPKTFKGNALISITTANYWQDIIEGLDALLSTLKESFVPPVLIQKIFSQAFSLINVQVCNSLVTRPDNCSFINGEYLKSGLEKLEKWCCETKEEYAGSSWDELKHTRQAVGFLLIHKKYNISYDEIANDLCPNLQIQQHFKLCTLYKDEIYNTKSVSQDVIASMTGVMTDSSDFLLKEDSSNIISLSIDDLCSSMQDKDFAQVKPAEELLENPSFIFLH, encoded by the exons GCTTGTTCTACAGTTAAAGTTGGCTCGATTGTTTGGGTGCAAGATCCAGAGGAGGCATGGATAGATGGTGAAGTTGTTGAGGTTAATGGAGAAGATATAAAGGTCCAATGTACCTCAGGGAAGACG gttgTTGCCAAAGGTTCAAATACATATCCAAAAGATATGGAAGTTCCTCCTTCTGGAGTGGATGATATGACAACACTAGCGTATTTACATGAACCAGGAGTcctacaaaatttgaaatcaagatATTATATAGATGAAATATAT ACATACACAGGAAATATATTGATTGCTGTAAACCCTTTTAAACAACTACCGAATCTTTACAATGACCATATGATGGCACAATATAAAGGAGCCGCTTTGGGAGAATTGAGTCCCCATCCGTTTGCAGTTGCGGATGCAGCTTACAG ACAAATGATTAATGAGGGAATTAGTCAATCAATCTTAGTAAGTGGTGAAAGTGGAGCAGGGAAGACTGAGACTGCTAAAATGCTTATGAAATATCTAGCGAAAATGGGAGGTCGAGCTGTTTCTGACAGAAGGACTGTCGAAGATCAAGTTTTGGAG TCCAATCCTGTTTTAGAAGCATTTGGAAATGCAAAAACCGTCAAGAACAACAATTCAAG TCGATTTGGTAAATTCGTGGAGATTCAGTTCGATCAAAGGGGAAGGATATCAGGAGCTGCTATCAGGACGTATTTGCTAGAGAGATCACGGGTTTGCCAAGTGTCAGATCCCGAGAGAAACTATCACTGTTTTTACATGCTTTGTGCTGCACCCCCAGAG gacaaaagaaaactaaagttGAACGATCCAACAGAATTCCGTTATCTGAATCAATCTCATTGTATTAAGTTAGACGGGGTGGATGATTCAAAGGAGTACACTAAAACTCGAGAAGCAATGGGAATTGTTGGGATAAATTTAGAGGAACAG GAAGCAATATTTCGAGTTGTAGCAGCTATTCTTCATCTAGGTAACATAGAATTTGCAATAGGAGAAGAACCAGACTCCTCAGTTCCAACTGATGAGTCTAAGAAATACCTGAAGATTGCGGCTGAGCTTTTCAT GTGTGATGAGCAGGCACTGGAAGATTCTCTTTGTAAACGTATAATGGTGACACCTGAAGAAACAATTTCCAGATGTCTGGATCCAAATTCTGCGGCCCTCAGTAGAGATGCCTTGGCAAAATTTGTATACTCAAGATTGTTTGATTG GATCGTAAACAAGATCAATAATTCAATTGGGCAAGATCCTGACTCAAAAGACATGATTGGAGTGCTGGATATATATGGATTTGAGAGTTTTAAGACAAACAG tttcGAGCAATTTTGCATCAATTTGACAAATGAGAAACTTCAGCAACATTTTACTCAG CACGTCTTGAAAATGGAACAAGAAGAGTACACgaaagaagaaattgagtGGAGCCAAATTACTTTCCCAGATAATCGATATGTTTTGGAACTTATTGAGAAG AAACGTGGTGGTATTATTGCACTTCTGGACGAGGCTTG CATGTTCCCAAGATCAACacataaaacattttctcaGAAGCTGTACGAAACATTGAAAGATAACAAGTACTTTAGCAAGCCAAAATTATCTCGAACTGACTTCACAATTTGCCACTATGCTGGTGAT GTCACTTACCAGACCGAGCAGTTTCTggaaaagaacaaagattaTGTTGTTGCAGAGCATCAGGCTCTGCTAGGTGCTTCTAGGTGCACTTTTATTGCAGGTCTATTTCCTCCTCTAGTGGAAGATGCTAACAAACAGTCGAAGTTCTCTTCTATAGCTTCACAATTTAAG CAACAATTGGCATCATTGATTGAAGGTCTTAATACTACTGAGCCTCACTATATTCGTTGCGTGAAGCCCAATAATCTCCTGAAGCCTTCTATCTTTGAGAACCAAAATAGCCTGCAACAGCTACGTTGTGGG GGTGTGATGGAGACAATCAGGGTTTGCCGTGCTGGATATCCTACGCGAAAACATTTTGATGAATTCCTGGACAGATTTGGTATCCTAGATTCTGCTACTTTGGATAAGAG TTCTGATGAGAAAGCAGCGTGCAAGAAACTTTTGGAGACAGTTGGACTCAATGGGTTCCAG ATTGGAAAGACAAAGGTTTTTCTCAAGGCTGGGCAGATGGCTGAGTTAGATGATCGGAGGACTGAGGTATTAGGAAGAGCAGCCTGCATTATCCAGTGGAAATTCCGCTCCTACCTGACCCGCCAAAGCTTTATAATGCTCCGCAACGCTGCAATAAATATACAGGCTGTGTACAGAG GTCAAGTTGCTCGATATAGATTTGAGAACTTGCGCAGAGAAGCTGCTGCTTTGAAGATCCAGAGAGCTTTGCGGATCCACCTTGATAGGAAGAGGTCTTACATTGAAGCTGTTGTTACAGTTCAGTCAGGTTTGCGCGGTATGGCTGCTCGTGTCGTACTACGAAGGAAGACCAAGGCCACAACTGTGATTCAG AGCCATTGCCGTAGACTCCGGGCCGAGTTGCACTACAAGAAGCTGAAAAAAGCAGCAATTACAACACAAAGTGCATGGAGAGCAAGGCTAGCCCGTAAAGAACTGCGAAAGCTTAAGACG GATGCGAGGGACACTGTAGTCCTTCAAGCTGCCAAGAGTATGCTTGCGGAGAAAGTGGAAGAACTCACATGGAGACTGGACCTAGAGAAACGCATGAGG GTGGACATGGAAGTAAGTAAAGCCCAAGAAAACGCAAAACTACAATTAGCATTGGAAGAAATACAACTCCAGTTCGAGGAAACCAAGGTATCGCTCTTAAAGGAAGTGGAAGCTGCAAAAAAGACTGCAGCAATTGTTCCTGTAGTAAAGGAGGTTCCTGTTGTTGACACCGTGCTAATGGAGAAACTCACTAGTGAAAACGAAAAACTCAAG TCCCTGGTAACTTCGCTGGAGCTGAAGAttgatgaaacagagaaaaagtttgaggagacaaagaaaattagTGAAGAGAGGCTGAAGAAGGCTTTAGAcgctgaaaacaaaattgataatttGAAGACCGCCATGCACAA TCTCGAAGAGAAATTAAAGGAGGTGAAACTTGAGAATAACTTTTTGAAGGAATCTGTCTTAACCACTCCTGTTAAGACAGCATCAGGACGATTCCTTTCTACTCCATTAAAG AACTTGCAAAATGGCCTTTTTACTAGCGAAGAAAGTCAACTCAGT GGAGCGGAGTTTACAACACCACCAAGGATACAAGAATCAGGATCTGACACTAAGTCAAGGGGATCCCATATTGATCCTCAACAT GAGGATGTCGATGCCCTTATCAACTCTGTCACAAAGAATGTTGGATTCAGCCAGGGGAAGCCTGTAGCGGCATTTACCATCTACAAATGTCTTCTTCATTGGAAATCCTTTGAAGCTGAAAGAACCAATGTCTTTGATCGCCTCGTTCAAATGATTGGTTCTGCTATAAAG GATGAAGATAACGACGCAAATTTGGCATATTGGTTATCCAATACGTCAACATTATTATTCATGCTCCAACAAAGTCTGAAATCTGGTGGAACCGGGGCCACTCCACTTCGACAGTCACCTTCCTTAGTCCGATGGATGACCAAG GGTTTCCGTTCTCCAGCGGCTGAAGCTATTCGACCAGTTGATGCCAAGGATCCAGCTTTGCATTTCAAGCAGCAACTTGAAGCATATGTTGAAAAGATTTTAGGAATCATTTGGGATAACCTGAAAAAGGAGTTGAACACTGTCCTTGCTCTCTGCATCCAG GCACCAAAAACATTTAAGGGGAATGCGCTAATATCTATAACCACTGCTAACTACTGGCAAGACATTATTGAAGGCCTCGATGCACTGCTAAGCACACTAAAAGAGAGCTTT GTTCCTCCGGTTCTTATCCAAAAGATATTCTCTCAGGCTTTCTCACTCATCAATGTCCAAGTATGTAACAG CCTTGTCACGCGTCCAGATAACTGTTCATTTATCAATGGAGAATATCTAAAATCTGGTTTAGAAAAGTTAGAGAAATGGTGCTgcgaaacaaaagaagag TATGCTGGCTCATCCTGGGATGAACTCAAGCATACCAGACAAGCTGTTGGATTCTTG CTCATCCATAAGAAATACAACATCTCATACGACGAGATTGCAAATGATCTGTGTCCA AACCTTCAAATACAGCAGCATTTTAAACTGTGTACTCTGTACAAGGATGAAATCTACAACACAAAGAGTGTTTCCCAAGAT GTAATTGCAAGCATGACAGGAGTTATGACAGACAGCAGCGACTTCTTGTTAAAAGAGGATTCTAG CAACATCATATCCTTGTCGATCGATGACTTATGTAGTTCAATGCAAGATAAGGACTTTGCCCAAGTGAAACCTGCTGAGGAACTTCTGGAAAATCCATCTTTCATATTCTTACATTAG